The following are encoded together in the Raineyella sp. LH-20 genome:
- the thiC gene encoding phosphomethylpyrimidine synthase ThiC produces the protein MGDAHSTAAAVSDITIGPVRGSRKTCLEASGPAGERLRVPARRIELTNGEHLDVYDTSGPYTRYQGPGEVHDLAVGLPRLRDDWSRPEAVPADPADPASPPVRTQLAWARNGVTTPEMAFVAAREGLPVELVRSEVAAGRAVIPANHRHPEAEPMVIGKRFAVKVNANIGNSVVRSSIADEVEKMVWATRWGADTIMDLSTGRDIHLTREWILRNSPVPVGTVPIYQALEKVDGDPTALTWELYRETVIEQAEQGVDYMTVHAGVLLRHVPLAARRVTGIVSRGGSIMAAWCLAHHTESFLYTHFTELCDILAAYDITFSLGDGLRPGSIADANDEAQFAELRTLGELTRIAKARGVQVMIEGPGHVPLDKIVENVRREEEWCDEAPFYTLGPLATDIAPGYDHITSAIGAAMIAQAGTAMLCYVTPKEHLGLPDRDDVKVGVITYKIAAHSADLAKGHPGAQARDDALSRARFEFRWEDQFNLGLDPDTAVEFHDETLPAAPAKSAHFCSMCGPKFCSMRISQDVRDYAESHGLTSVEAIEAGMAQKSAEFLDHGAQVYLPVAD, from the coding sequence ATGGGCGACGCCCATTCCACCGCTGCCGCCGTCAGCGACATCACCATCGGTCCCGTACGGGGCAGTCGGAAGACCTGCCTCGAGGCGAGTGGTCCGGCCGGAGAGCGCCTGCGCGTCCCGGCCCGCCGGATCGAGCTGACCAACGGTGAGCATCTCGACGTGTACGACACCTCGGGGCCGTACACGCGCTACCAGGGTCCGGGCGAGGTGCACGACCTCGCGGTGGGCCTGCCCCGCCTGCGCGACGACTGGTCGCGACCGGAGGCCGTCCCGGCCGATCCCGCCGACCCCGCCTCTCCCCCGGTACGCACCCAGCTCGCCTGGGCCCGCAACGGGGTGACCACCCCGGAGATGGCCTTCGTCGCGGCGCGCGAGGGGCTGCCGGTCGAGCTCGTACGCTCCGAAGTGGCGGCGGGCCGGGCCGTCATCCCGGCCAATCACCGTCACCCCGAGGCCGAGCCGATGGTGATCGGCAAGCGGTTCGCGGTGAAGGTCAACGCGAACATCGGCAACTCGGTCGTCCGCAGCTCGATCGCCGACGAGGTGGAGAAGATGGTGTGGGCCACCCGTTGGGGCGCCGACACGATCATGGACCTGTCCACCGGGCGCGACATCCACCTCACCCGGGAGTGGATCCTGCGCAACTCGCCGGTGCCGGTCGGCACCGTGCCGATCTACCAGGCCCTGGAGAAGGTCGACGGCGACCCGACCGCCCTCACCTGGGAGCTCTACCGCGAGACGGTGATCGAACAGGCCGAGCAGGGCGTCGACTACATGACGGTGCACGCCGGAGTGCTGCTGCGGCACGTCCCGCTGGCCGCCCGCCGGGTCACCGGGATCGTCTCCCGCGGCGGGTCGATCATGGCGGCGTGGTGCCTGGCGCACCACACCGAGTCGTTCCTCTACACCCACTTCACCGAGCTGTGCGACATCCTCGCGGCGTACGACATCACCTTCTCTCTCGGCGACGGGCTGCGTCCCGGGTCGATCGCCGACGCCAACGACGAGGCCCAGTTCGCCGAACTGCGGACGTTGGGTGAACTCACTCGGATCGCGAAGGCACGGGGCGTCCAGGTGATGATCGAGGGCCCCGGACACGTCCCGCTGGACAAGATCGTCGAGAACGTACGCCGCGAGGAGGAGTGGTGTGACGAGGCGCCGTTCTACACACTCGGCCCGTTGGCAACCGACATCGCCCCGGGCTACGACCACATCACCTCGGCGATCGGGGCGGCGATGATCGCCCAGGCGGGCACGGCGATGCTGTGCTACGTCACCCCCAAGGAGCACCTCGGGCTGCCTGACCGCGACGACGTGAAGGTCGGCGTGATCACGTACAAGATCGCCGCCCACTCGGCCGACCTGGCCAAGGGGCACCCCGGCGCACAGGCCCGCGACGACGCCCTGTCGCGGGCACGATTCGAGTTCCGCTGGGAGGATCAGTTCAACCTCGGACTCGACCCCGACACCGCGGTGGAGTTCCACGACGAGACGCTGCCGGCCGCGCCGGCCAAGAGCGCACACTTCTGTTCGATGTGCGGGCCGAAGTTCTGCTCGATGCGGATCAGCCAGGACGTCCGTGACTACGCCGAGAGCCACGGACTGACGTCGGTCGAGGCGATCGAAGCGGGCATGGCGCAGAAGTCGGCGGAGTTCCTCGACCACGGGGCGCAGGTCTACCTACCGGTGGCCGACTGA
- the acnA gene encoding aconitate hydratase AcnA yields MSVNSLGAKAGLEVNGTNYEIFRLDAVEGSAHLPYSLKVLLENLLRTEDGANITAEDIKALAAWDPDAQPSKEIQFTPARVIMQDFTGVPCVVDLATMREAITDLGGDPAKVNPLSPAEMVIDHSVIVEHFGTPEAFAQNVDVEYQRNRERYQFLRWGQTAFDDFKVVPPGTGIVHQVNIENLARVVFPREVDGVLQAYPDTCVGTDSHTTMVNGLGVVGWGVGGIEAEAAMLGQPVSMLIPRVVGFKLTGALNEGVTATDLVLTITDMLRKHGVVGKFVEFYGEGLASIPLANRATIGNMSPEYGSTIAVFPIDDHTIDYLRLTGRSEDQIALVEAYAKTQGLWLDTTHEAKYSEYLELDLSTVVPSISGPKRPQDRILLSEAKAKFEATVPSYTEDPKATVPVTLADGTSFELPNGAVTVAAITSCTNTSNPSVMLGAALVAKKAVEKGLAPKPWVKTSVAPGSQVVTDYYEKSGLQQYLDTLKFNTVGYGCTTCIGNTGPLIPEVSAAVNDNDMAVTAVLSGNRNFEGRISPDVKMNYLASPMLVIAYALAGTMDIDLNNEPLGRDKDCNDVYLRDIWPTQAEIDEVVASSISPEMFTKDYADVFKGDERWRALPTPEGKTFTWDQDSTYVRKAPYFDGMPETPEPVGDIKGARVLLKLGDSVTTDHISPAGNIKADSPAGKYLAGHGVERKDFNSYGSRRGNHEVMIRGTFANIRLRNQVAPGTEGGFTRDFTQAEGPVTTVFDASEAYRAAGTPLVVLGGKEYGSGSSRDWAAKGTMLLGVKAVIVESYERIHRSNLIGMGVLPLQFPAGESHESLGLTGEEIFDISGVDELNNGVTPKTVHVTATRPDGSVVEFEAVVRIDTPGEADYYRNGGILQYVLRHMKAAA; encoded by the coding sequence ATGAGCGTCAACAGCCTGGGTGCCAAGGCCGGCCTGGAGGTCAACGGCACGAACTACGAGATCTTTCGCCTGGACGCGGTAGAGGGTTCCGCGCACCTTCCGTACTCCCTGAAGGTCCTGCTGGAGAACCTGCTGCGCACCGAGGACGGCGCCAACATCACCGCCGAGGACATCAAGGCCCTCGCGGCGTGGGATCCGGACGCCCAGCCGAGCAAGGAGATCCAGTTCACCCCGGCCCGCGTGATCATGCAGGACTTCACCGGCGTGCCGTGCGTCGTGGACCTGGCGACCATGCGCGAGGCGATCACCGACCTCGGCGGCGACCCGGCCAAGGTCAACCCGCTCTCCCCGGCGGAGATGGTGATCGACCACTCCGTGATCGTCGAGCACTTCGGCACCCCCGAGGCCTTCGCCCAGAACGTCGACGTCGAGTACCAGCGCAACCGCGAGCGCTACCAGTTCCTCCGCTGGGGCCAGACCGCCTTCGACGACTTCAAGGTCGTCCCCCCGGGCACCGGCATCGTGCACCAGGTCAACATCGAGAACCTCGCCCGGGTGGTCTTCCCCCGTGAGGTCGACGGCGTCCTGCAGGCCTACCCCGACACCTGCGTCGGCACCGACTCCCACACCACCATGGTCAACGGCCTCGGCGTCGTCGGCTGGGGTGTGGGCGGCATCGAAGCCGAGGCCGCCATGCTCGGCCAGCCGGTCTCCATGCTCATCCCGCGCGTCGTCGGCTTCAAGCTGACCGGTGCGCTCAACGAGGGCGTCACCGCCACCGACCTCGTCCTCACCATCACCGACATGCTCCGCAAGCACGGTGTGGTCGGCAAGTTCGTCGAGTTCTACGGTGAGGGCCTCGCCTCCATCCCGCTCGCCAACCGCGCCACCATCGGCAACATGTCGCCGGAGTACGGCTCCACCATCGCCGTCTTCCCGATCGACGACCACACCATCGACTACCTGCGTCTGACCGGCCGCTCCGAGGACCAGATCGCCCTCGTCGAGGCGTACGCCAAGACCCAGGGTCTGTGGCTCGACACCACCCACGAGGCCAAGTACTCCGAGTACCTCGAGCTGGACCTGTCGACGGTCGTCCCGTCGATCTCCGGCCCGAAGCGCCCGCAGGACCGCATCCTGCTGTCCGAGGCCAAGGCCAAGTTCGAGGCGACGGTGCCCTCCTACACCGAGGACCCGAAGGCCACCGTGCCGGTCACCCTGGCCGACGGCACCTCCTTCGAGCTGCCGAACGGTGCGGTGACCGTCGCGGCGATCACGTCCTGCACCAACACCTCCAACCCGTCGGTCATGCTCGGGGCGGCGCTGGTGGCCAAGAAGGCCGTCGAGAAGGGCCTGGCGCCGAAGCCGTGGGTGAAGACCTCGGTCGCCCCGGGCTCGCAGGTCGTCACCGACTACTACGAGAAGTCCGGGCTCCAGCAGTACCTCGACACGCTGAAGTTCAACACCGTCGGCTACGGCTGCACCACCTGCATCGGCAACACCGGCCCGCTGATCCCCGAGGTCTCGGCGGCCGTCAACGACAACGACATGGCGGTCACCGCGGTGCTCTCCGGCAACCGCAACTTCGAGGGCCGGATCAGCCCCGACGTGAAGATGAACTACCTCGCCTCGCCGATGCTGGTCATCGCGTACGCCCTGGCCGGCACCATGGACATCGACCTGAACAACGAGCCGCTCGGCCGTGACAAGGACTGCAACGACGTCTACCTGCGCGACATCTGGCCGACCCAGGCCGAGATCGACGAAGTCGTCGCCTCCTCGATCTCCCCGGAGATGTTCACCAAGGACTACGCCGACGTCTTCAAGGGCGACGAGCGCTGGCGCGCACTGCCCACCCCCGAGGGAAAGACCTTCACCTGGGACCAGGACTCCACCTACGTCCGCAAGGCCCCCTACTTCGACGGCATGCCGGAGACCCCCGAGCCGGTCGGCGACATCAAGGGCGCCCGCGTCCTGCTGAAGCTCGGCGACTCGGTGACCACCGACCACATCTCGCCGGCCGGCAACATCAAGGCCGACTCCCCGGCGGGCAAGTACCTCGCCGGTCACGGGGTGGAGCGCAAGGACTTCAACTCGTACGGTTCCCGTCGTGGCAACCACGAGGTGATGATCCGCGGCACCTTCGCCAACATCCGGCTGCGCAACCAGGTCGCCCCCGGCACCGAGGGCGGCTTCACCCGCGACTTCACCCAGGCCGAGGGCCCGGTGACCACCGTGTTCGACGCGTCGGAGGCCTACCGCGCCGCCGGCACTCCATTGGTCGTCCTGGGCGGCAAGGAGTACGGCTCCGGTTCCTCGCGTGACTGGGCCGCCAAGGGCACCATGCTGCTGGGCGTCAAGGCCGTCATCGTCGAGTCGTACGAGCGCATCCACCGCTCGAACCTGATCGGCATGGGCGTTCTCCCGCTGCAGTTCCCGGCCGGCGAGTCGCACGAGTCGCTGGGCCTGACCGGTGAGGAGATCTTCGACATCTCCGGTGTCGACGAGCTCAACAACGGTGTCACCCCGAAGACGGTGCACGTGACCGCCACCCGTCCCGACGGCTCGGTCGTCGAGTTCGAGGCCGTCGTCCGCATCGACACCCCCGGCGAGGCCGACTACTACCGCAACGGCGGCATCCTGCAGTACGTGCTGCGCCACATGAAGGCCGCTGCCTGA
- a CDS encoding amidase family protein — protein sequence MTPRIPSHDAGLAPTFRDFVDALRVGDPRVVERFFVPGEQTLLGRAGGMVVGFAAVVEAVRADPLPVIEDLVQTHQREIGPAGTLITLTHRAPSGGRGVMTLLWERTAEGWRIASAQVDAPLPALDPRIWREAGSPLVDPLGSGPLDGRGVAVADVIRVAGHRTGLGNAAVLAASTPAAGSAAVVTATLRAGAHLVGLAQLEDLALGGTGAGGAGMPINARAVDRIPGGAMSGATAAVAHGQADIALGTDSGGSLLVPAAYQGLFGLRSTHGAVSTDGVTTLAPSLDAVAWATRDLATLAAVTTTLLAESGRREPDEVLLCPDLLRIADPDVLRAIDAITGRWDNEVAPLRMIDLPRSTVAGWGDTFRDVRDLEAAGQYGDWALAHPDDLGQEQEAALRSGRALATDGAERVRRAQAAARASVAEAVGNGVLLVPATATVAPTRDLGGAAGRRGRHRTALLSAIGPLGGLPAVTIPLATRRRLPVGLSLVGPLGSDHALVALTRRLLAGERTVFA from the coding sequence GTGACGCCGCGCATTCCGAGCCACGACGCCGGTCTGGCCCCCACCTTCCGTGACTTCGTCGACGCCCTGCGGGTGGGTGACCCGCGCGTGGTCGAGCGCTTCTTCGTGCCCGGTGAACAGACCCTGCTCGGCCGCGCCGGCGGCATGGTGGTGGGGTTCGCCGCCGTGGTGGAGGCGGTCCGAGCCGATCCGCTGCCGGTGATCGAGGACCTGGTGCAGACCCACCAGCGCGAGATCGGGCCGGCGGGCACCCTGATCACCCTCACCCACCGCGCCCCCAGCGGCGGGCGCGGCGTGATGACCCTGCTGTGGGAGCGCACCGCCGAGGGCTGGCGGATCGCCTCCGCTCAGGTTGACGCGCCGTTGCCGGCCCTCGATCCGCGGATCTGGCGCGAGGCCGGCTCCCCACTGGTCGACCCGCTTGGATCCGGCCCGCTCGACGGACGGGGGGTGGCCGTCGCCGACGTGATCCGGGTGGCGGGACACCGGACCGGGCTGGGCAACGCTGCGGTGCTCGCGGCCTCGACACCGGCCGCCGGATCCGCCGCTGTCGTCACCGCCACCCTGCGGGCCGGCGCTCACCTGGTCGGACTGGCCCAGCTCGAGGATCTCGCCCTCGGCGGCACCGGCGCCGGCGGGGCGGGCATGCCGATCAACGCCCGGGCGGTCGACCGGATCCCGGGTGGGGCGATGTCCGGGGCGACCGCCGCCGTCGCCCACGGCCAGGCTGACATCGCCCTCGGCACCGACAGCGGCGGATCCCTGCTGGTGCCGGCCGCCTATCAGGGCCTCTTCGGTCTGCGGTCCACCCACGGTGCGGTCTCGACCGACGGTGTGACCACCCTCGCCCCGTCACTGGATGCCGTCGCCTGGGCCACCCGTGACCTGGCCACGCTCGCCGCCGTCACCACGACGCTGCTGGCGGAGTCCGGCCGACGCGAACCCGACGAGGTGCTGCTCTGCCCCGACCTGCTCCGGATCGCCGACCCCGACGTCCTTCGCGCCATCGACGCGATCACCGGCCGCTGGGACAACGAGGTGGCGCCGCTGCGGATGATCGACCTGCCCCGCAGCACCGTGGCAGGCTGGGGCGACACGTTCCGCGACGTCCGTGATCTCGAGGCGGCCGGACAGTACGGCGACTGGGCGCTCGCCCATCCCGACGACCTGGGCCAGGAACAGGAGGCGGCGCTGCGCTCCGGGCGGGCACTGGCGACCGACGGCGCCGAGCGGGTGCGCCGCGCCCAGGCCGCCGCCCGGGCCTCGGTCGCCGAAGCGGTCGGCAACGGCGTGCTGCTCGTCCCGGCCACCGCGACGGTCGCGCCTACCCGCGACCTGGGCGGTGCGGCCGGGCGCCGCGGCCGGCATCGTACGGCCCTGTTGTCGGCGATCGGCCCGCTGGGCGGCCTCCCCGCGGTGACCATCCCGCTGGCCACCCGCCGCCGTCTGCCGGTCGGACTGAGCCTGGTCGGCCCGCTGGGCAGCGACCATGCCCTGGTCGCGCTCACCCGGCGGCTGCTGGCCGGGGAACGGACGGTGTTCGCCTAG
- a CDS encoding AzlC family ABC transporter permease has product MPALLTSPAVRLGLSVSVATGLYGISFGALAVASGLSVWQTCALSLLMFTGGSQFAFIGTLAGGGAGATATLAATLLGVRNAVYGVSMNALLRPRRWRRFAAAQVTIDESTAVGSSQVEPIEVRRGFWTAGLGVFVLWNVFTLVGALIGAGLGDPRTWGLDGAAVAAFLGLLWPRLRRREAGSIAVVCGLVTALATPFVPAGIPVLAAALVAVLWALWGPGHPRLTGEQR; this is encoded by the coding sequence GTGCCCGCCCTCCTCACCTCACCCGCCGTCCGGCTGGGACTGTCGGTGTCCGTGGCGACCGGCCTGTACGGCATCTCCTTCGGCGCCCTCGCGGTCGCGTCCGGCCTGTCGGTCTGGCAGACCTGCGCGCTGTCGCTGCTGATGTTCACCGGTGGGTCGCAGTTCGCCTTCATCGGGACTCTCGCCGGCGGCGGAGCAGGCGCCACGGCGACGCTGGCCGCCACCCTGCTGGGCGTACGCAACGCCGTCTACGGCGTGTCGATGAACGCCCTGCTCCGTCCCCGCAGGTGGCGCCGGTTCGCCGCCGCGCAGGTGACGATCGACGAGTCGACCGCTGTGGGATCCAGCCAGGTCGAGCCGATCGAGGTGCGGCGGGGCTTCTGGACCGCCGGTCTGGGGGTCTTCGTCCTGTGGAACGTCTTCACCCTGGTCGGGGCGCTGATCGGCGCCGGGCTGGGCGACCCGCGGACCTGGGGCTTGGACGGAGCGGCGGTGGCCGCCTTCCTCGGGTTGTTGTGGCCGCGGCTGCGTCGCCGCGAGGCCGGCTCGATCGCGGTGGTGTGTGGCCTGGTCACCGCCCTGGCCACGCCCTTCGTGCCGGCCGGGATCCCGGTCCTGGCCGCGGCGCTGGTGGCGGTGCTGTGGGCGCTGTGGGGGCCCGGCCATCCGCGTCTGACGGGGGAGCAGCGATGA
- a CDS encoding AzlD domain-containing protein yields MSLWGWVLLACLAAYGLKLSGYLMPDRVLEHPSMTRLTTVLTIGLLSALVVMNTFARGTALVLDARVVALGVAAVALALRAPFLVVVILGAVAAALTRLLGWG; encoded by the coding sequence ATGAGTCTGTGGGGATGGGTGCTGCTGGCCTGCCTGGCGGCGTACGGCCTGAAGCTGTCGGGCTACCTGATGCCGGACCGGGTGCTGGAGCATCCGTCGATGACCCGGCTGACGACGGTGCTCACCATCGGGTTGCTGTCCGCCCTGGTGGTGATGAACACCTTCGCCCGCGGCACGGCACTGGTGCTGGATGCCCGGGTGGTCGCCCTCGGGGTCGCCGCGGTGGCGCTGGCACTGCGCGCCCCCTTCCTGGTGGTGGTGATCCTCGGCGCGGTCGCCGCCGCGCTGACCCGCCTGCTCGGCTGGGGCTGA
- a CDS encoding ABC transporter ATP-binding protein — protein MLEISHLTHRFGSTLAVDDLTLTVPDGRITGFIGHNGAGKSTTLRAAAGILSFTVGTITIDGHDLHDDPIAAKRATAFLPDNPDLYDFMTGLDFLGFIADLHRIPRAERRERIATYATAYELTDDLGGVIGGYSHGMKQKLALISAFLRRPRLLLLDEPFLGLDPVASHTLKTHLRALCADGGAVLFSTHILEVAQTLCDDIAIIRRGRLVVSGPTAAVVGDASLEDVFLELQGDRR, from the coding sequence ATGCTGGAGATCTCGCACCTCACCCATCGCTTCGGCAGCACGCTGGCGGTGGACGATCTGACCCTGACCGTCCCCGACGGTCGGATCACCGGTTTCATCGGCCACAACGGCGCCGGCAAGTCGACCACCCTGCGCGCTGCGGCGGGCATCCTGTCCTTCACCGTGGGCACCATCACCATCGACGGCCACGACCTGCACGACGATCCGATCGCGGCCAAGCGCGCCACCGCCTTCCTTCCGGACAACCCCGATCTGTACGACTTCATGACCGGACTGGACTTCCTCGGGTTCATCGCCGACCTGCACCGGATCCCGCGCGCCGAGCGCCGGGAGCGCATCGCCACGTACGCCACGGCGTACGAACTCACCGACGACCTCGGAGGCGTGATCGGCGGCTACAGCCACGGCATGAAGCAGAAGCTGGCCCTGATCAGCGCCTTCCTGCGGCGCCCGCGCCTGCTGCTGCTCGACGAGCCCTTCCTCGGCCTCGACCCGGTGGCGTCGCACACTCTCAAGACCCACCTGCGGGCACTGTGCGCCGACGGCGGGGCGGTCCTCTTCTCGACCCACATCCTCGAAGTTGCCCAGACCCTGTGCGACGACATCGCGATCATCCGCCGCGGGCGGCTGGTCGTCTCCGGCCCGACCGCCGCCGTGGTCGGGGACGCCTCGTTGGAGGACGTCTTCCTCGAGCTGCAGGGGGATCGGCGATGA